A window of Variovorax sp. HW608 genomic DNA:
CACGCTACGTGGTCTCGTGGCGTGGGCCAGCTGGTGGGCCGACATGCTTACCGTCCAGCTGCTGGTGCGCGTCGTTGTGCTGGTCGCGGACACGCCGTGCCACGACTTCCATCACCGCCGCCCCTCTTCGCCGCGCTGGACCGAATACGCGCACGCGAGGCAGGACGACCTCGACGCCGGTTGCCCAGGCTATCCAATCAACTATGGCGAGACGTGGGGACTGATCCGCGCGATCGACGAAAACTTGGCGGCATTGTCGAGCCTGCCGCGCGACGCGAGCGCTGGACGATGAGTGGCGCCGGACCAAGCCGCGGCCGGCAGCTCGTGCAGCGTGCTGTAGTCGCCGTTTCGGTTGTGGCTCCTCTTGGCTCGATGTTCGCTATGGCGTCACAAACGAAGTACCGCTTGTGGCCGATACCAGGCGCCCGGGTGACGTCAGACTCAATCCGGTACGTTCAATGATCCGACCGCTCGACGACGACCTTGCTGAACTGGATCACGGGCGCGATGTCCGTGTAGTTGGCGATGTCGCCCCGGATCTCGGCGCCGTGCTCCTGCATGGCGGCTTGGTAGCCTTCGGCCGAACTACAGATGAACGCGCACATCGCCACGAAGGCGGGCGGTGCACCGGGCGCTCTGCCGGCCAGGCCTTTTTCGACGGTGTAGTAGGCGCAGGCAGTGCCGAGCCTAGCCTTCACCATCGGCATGTGCCGGTCGCGGTAGTAGGCGTGGTCGAAGCGCGCGCCTTCGGTGTACGGGTACATCACGTTGACCTTGATCATGGGGTTCTCCTTGCAATCGTCTGGGGTGAGCGGGGCATGCAGATTAGATGAGGACAGCCGTAGAGCGACAGAAATGGTGCCCTCCGGCGCAAAGTGCCGAGGTCAACTGGGGAAGCGCGCAGCGACGTCCTCCAGCAGGCATGCGTTGCCGAACCGTTCACGGTCGCTTGGACCTGCTCGTCGGTCAGGCCAGCGCGCTTGGAGAATGCCGTGACGTGGATTCCCCATTCGTACGCCGATCTGCAGAGTGCGGTAGTTCGGTGAATCACGATTTCGCGTTGCCGGATGGTCAGATTCCCCTTGTCCAACAACCCGCTGGAGAAGAACTTCTGAAACAGTCGCGGGTCGCGCGCCAACGTTGTGAACAGACGTAGAGGCGGTTGCCCCTTCATCAAGCGGTCGAACTGCGACGTGATGTCTGCCGCGAACGGCGGACTTGCTGGCTCGATGCGTGCAGTCATGCGGGTCTCCTGTGCGCCGGTCAAAACCGGCAAAGTGTTGTGAATGAAAGTTTCATACGTTGAAGGCTTAGCCAGCTACGGCGGCCCCGAGTCATGCGTGCACATCCGCGAGGGTGTGGGCGAAGCGTTGATAGGGGGACGAGCGGGCCGGGTATCGAGCCGCGTAATACATGCCCCGTGGCGACAGCTGCGGGTGGTCCGGGGTGCCGAGGCAGTAGGAGAATGCCGAAGGTCACACCGTCGCTGCCGCATTGGCGAGGCAGAGGCGGACCCCGCGCGGTCAAAGACCCCGAGCACGCACGCAAGCACTTTGTTCGGGAACCGGGAGATCCCGCGTCCTTCTGCGCAGCGCTGGGAAGCGCTGGCTGCAGAGCGCATCGTGAAGCCCAAGGGCGTACGACGATGAGCCACAGGCGCGGGAAGTCGGACTGCTGCGTAGTACCGAAGAAGCTGCCGAACAAGGCTGCGGGGGAAGCTCCTGCGGCGGCGGAGGTGGTGGAGGGAAGGCGGCAGGCCAAGGGAAATGCCATCGCGGCGCGCATGTCCCGCAGATCGGTGCGGGTCTATGACATGGGAACCGCGCTCGATGGCATACGACAGACGGCAAAGGGCCGTCGTGATGCGAAGTTCACGGGACTGCTGCATCACATCTACGCGGTCGAACGCCTGCGGGCGGCTTACCTCGCGCTCAAGCGCGACGCGGCCGCCGGGGTGGACGGCCAGACCTGGCAGACGTACGGACAGGACCTGGAGGGCAATCTCCTGGAGTTGTCCGAGCGGCTGGCCCGAGGGGGCTACCGGCCCCAGCCTGTGAAGAGGGTGTACATCGACAAGGCCGACGGCAGCAAGCGCCCGCTGGGCGTGCCGGCGCTGGAGGACAAGCTCGTCCAGCGTGCCACGGTCGAAGTGTTGAACGCCATCTACGAGCAGGACTTCCTCGGGTTCAGCTACGGCTTCAGGCCCGGGCGCAGCGCGCACAACGCGCTGGATGCCGTGGCGGTGGGTGTGGGCGCAAGGAAGGTGAACTGGATACTCGATGCGGACATCGCCAAGTTCTTCGACACGATCGAAAGGGACTGGCTGGTGAAGTTCATCGAACATCGCGTGGCTGACACGCGCGTGGTGCGGCTGATCAAGAAATGGCTGCACGCGGGCGTGCTGGAGGACGGCAGGCTCACGCAAGGTGAGTTGGGGACGGTTCAGGGCGGGAGCATCAGTCCGCTGCTGGCCAACATCTACCTGCACTATGCGTTGGACCTGTGGGTGAAGCAGTGGAGGGGGCGCCATGCCCGGGGTGACGTGATCGTCGTGCGCTACGCCGACGATTGGGTTGCGGGGTTCCAGTTCCGTGATGACGCCGAGCGCTTCCAGCGCGCGGTGGCCGAGCGGCTGGGCCAGTTCGGGTTGAAGCTGCATCCCGAGAAGACGCGGCTGATCGAGTTCGGGCGCTTCGCCCACGAGAACCGACGCCGCAAGGGACAAGGCAAGCCGCAGACCTTCGACTTCCTGGGGTTCACGCATTGCTGCGGGACGACCCGAAAGGGCAAGTTCATGGTCCTGCGACTCACCAGTGCCAAACGCCTGCGAGCCAAGCTGCAGGTGATCAAGCTCGAACTCAGAAGGCGCATGCACCAACCCATCCCGGAGCAGGGCCAGTACCTGCGGGCGGTGGTGACTGGGCATGCGCGCTACTTCGGCGTGCCGTGCAACGGCGCGCGGCTGAGGACATTCCGCCATCAGGTCGTCGGGCTGTGGCATCGCACG
This region includes:
- a CDS encoding EthD family reductase, which translates into the protein MIKVNVMYPYTEGARFDHAYYRDRHMPMVKARLGTACAYYTVEKGLAGRAPGAPPAFVAMCAFICSSAEGYQAAMQEHGAEIRGDIANYTDIAPVIQFSKVVVERSDH
- the ltrA gene encoding group II intron reverse transcriptase/maturase, which gives rise to MSHRRGKSDCCVVPKKLPNKAAGEAPAAAEVVEGRRQAKGNAIAARMSRRSVRVYDMGTALDGIRQTAKGRRDAKFTGLLHHIYAVERLRAAYLALKRDAAAGVDGQTWQTYGQDLEGNLLELSERLARGGYRPQPVKRVYIDKADGSKRPLGVPALEDKLVQRATVEVLNAIYEQDFLGFSYGFRPGRSAHNALDAVAVGVGARKVNWILDADIAKFFDTIERDWLVKFIEHRVADTRVVRLIKKWLHAGVLEDGRLTQGELGTVQGGSISPLLANIYLHYALDLWVKQWRGRHARGDVIVVRYADDWVAGFQFRDDAERFQRAVAERLGQFGLKLHPEKTRLIEFGRFAHENRRRKGQGKPQTFDFLGFTHCCGTTRKGKFMVLRLTSAKRLRAKLQVIKLELRRRMHQPIPEQGQYLRAVVTGHARYFGVPCNGARLRTFRHQVVGLWHRTLCRRSQSHDLPWRRMYRLMARWLPVPNICHPYPNQRLIVMTQGRSRMR
- a CDS encoding carboxymuconolactone decarboxylase family protein; this translates as MTARIEPASPPFAADITSQFDRLMKGQPPLRLFTTLARDPRLFQKFFSSGLLDKGNLTIRQREIVIHRTTALCRSAYEWGIHVTAFSKRAGLTDEQVQATVNGSATHACWRTSLRASPVDLGTLRRRAPFLSLYGCPHLICMPRSPQTIARRTP